One Mycobacteroides salmoniphilum DNA segment encodes these proteins:
- a CDS encoding shikimate dehydrogenase yields MSTADVRRAAVLGSPIGHSRSPDLHLAAYRALGLTDWTYERIECTAEQLPDVVGGAGPEWVGFSVTMPGKFAALESASSCTERARLIGAANTLVRADDGWHADNTDVDGVSGALRGAGIDVSGHTAVIVGAGGTARPAIVALAAMGVRALTVVARDAGRAQGALELAERVGVPASVTGFDDGALSSVCASSGVLVSTVPAEAATVYAESLAAAPAILDVIYHPWPTELAAAAQRRGAAVVGGLEMLLNQAFTQVELFTGQPAPRAAMAAALR; encoded by the coding sequence ATGAGCACGGCTGACGTTCGCCGTGCCGCGGTCCTCGGATCACCGATCGGGCATTCCCGCTCACCCGATCTGCATCTGGCGGCCTATCGCGCGCTGGGTCTGACCGATTGGACCTACGAACGCATCGAATGCACGGCCGAGCAGCTGCCCGATGTGGTGGGCGGAGCCGGGCCCGAATGGGTGGGTTTCTCGGTGACCATGCCCGGCAAGTTCGCCGCCCTGGAATCGGCCTCGAGCTGCACCGAGCGCGCGCGGCTGATCGGCGCTGCCAACACGCTGGTTCGCGCGGATGACGGTTGGCATGCCGACAACACGGATGTCGATGGAGTATCCGGGGCGTTGCGTGGCGCCGGGATTGATGTCTCGGGGCACACGGCGGTGATCGTCGGCGCCGGAGGCACCGCGCGGCCGGCGATCGTCGCGCTCGCGGCAATGGGTGTGCGGGCCCTGACGGTGGTGGCTCGAGATGCCGGCCGGGCGCAGGGTGCTCTCGAATTGGCAGAGCGGGTGGGTGTGCCCGCATCGGTGACCGGATTCGATGACGGGGCACTGTCGTCGGTGTGCGCGTCATCCGGAGTGTTGGTGAGCACCGTGCCCGCGGAAGCCGCAACGGTCTATGCGGAGTCTCTGGCAGCGGCGCCCGCGATTCTTGACGTTATCTACCACCCGTGGCCCACCGAGCTGGCTGCCGCGGCGCAACGCCGGGGAGCAGCGGTGGTCGGCGGCTTGGAGATGCTGCTCAACCAGGCGTTTACCCAGGTGGAGCTGTTTACCGGGCAGCCTGCGCCGCGGGCGGCGATGGCCGCCGCCCTGCGCTGA
- a CDS encoding AurF N-oxygenase family protein produces MPLYTVPGPSDFDAEYLQTLHTLSEGSVRLHFDPFLDIDWDAPDYQIDRNDPRWVLHPELDTLGATQWYRDLPLDRQIEIGRWRLANSVKVGLAFESILIRGMMQYLMKLPNGSPEFRYCLHEMTEECNHIQMFQELVNRIGEDVPGMRKWFRRLSPIIGVAGGWAHVVLFIGILGGEEPIDHYQKSLIRKDVDLPPAVRRTMEIHVAEEARHISFAGEFLRVHMPLMSARKRVLCTLLFPVVMKLLANEIMIPPRSFAAEFGIPREVFKQAFWRSEHARHTLSEYFGDMRKLTEDIGMRPWWVRPLWKLMHIDGRPSRYRSEPDRSHTGTPLAVGA; encoded by the coding sequence ATGCCGCTTTACACCGTCCCCGGGCCGAGCGATTTCGACGCGGAGTACCTGCAGACCCTGCATACGCTGTCCGAAGGCTCGGTGCGTCTGCACTTCGATCCCTTCCTGGACATCGACTGGGATGCGCCCGACTACCAAATCGATCGCAACGATCCCCGCTGGGTGCTACACCCGGAGCTGGACACCCTCGGCGCCACGCAGTGGTACCGGGATCTGCCGCTCGACCGCCAAATCGAGATCGGCCGTTGGCGACTGGCCAATAGCGTCAAGGTGGGGCTTGCCTTCGAGAGCATCCTGATCCGCGGCATGATGCAGTACCTCATGAAGCTGCCGAACGGCTCGCCGGAGTTCCGCTACTGCCTCCACGAGATGACCGAGGAGTGCAACCACATCCAGATGTTCCAGGAGCTCGTCAACCGCATCGGTGAGGACGTCCCGGGCATGCGCAAGTGGTTCCGCAGGCTGTCGCCGATCATCGGCGTGGCGGGCGGCTGGGCCCATGTGGTGCTGTTCATCGGCATCCTCGGCGGCGAGGAGCCCATCGACCATTACCAGAAGTCGTTGATCCGCAAGGACGTCGACCTGCCGCCGGCCGTCCGGCGCACCATGGAAATCCATGTGGCCGAAGAGGCGCGGCACATCTCCTTCGCGGGTGAATTCCTGCGCGTGCACATGCCGCTGATGAGCGCTCGCAAACGCGTTCTCTGCACTCTCTTGTTCCCGGTCGTCATGAAGTTACTGGCGAACGAGATCATGATTCCACCGCGGTCCTTCGCCGCCGAGTTCGGCATTCCGCGTGAGGTTTTCAAACAGGCCTTCTGGCGTAGCGAGCACGCCCGTCACACCCTTTCCGAGTATTTCGGGGATATGCGCAAGCTCACCGAGGACATCGGGATGCGGCCGTGGTGGGTGCGCCCGCTGTGGAAGCTGATGCACATCGACGGCCGCCCGTCGCGCTACCGCAGCGAGCCCGACCGTTCACACACGGGCACGCCGCTAGCGGTTGGCGCCTGA
- a CDS encoding B-4DMT family transporter: MTTQWLTRGAVFAVLMVLIRVVQGLAISVWETHSTVINIVLVLVFVASVMAWAITDGRGDARRNPDPDRRDDLAMWWLLGGIFAGVVSGLVVWLISLFNDGIYAASILAELTTTAAFVSLLVFAPAMVGVFVGRLLVDRKEKEHAALQQSDTDVFQAVQEEADVTK, from the coding sequence ATGACGACCCAATGGCTCACCCGTGGCGCCGTCTTCGCCGTCCTCATGGTGCTGATCCGTGTGGTGCAGGGACTGGCGATCAGTGTGTGGGAGACCCACAGCACCGTGATCAACATTGTGCTGGTGCTGGTATTCGTCGCGTCGGTGATGGCCTGGGCGATCACCGACGGCCGCGGTGACGCCCGGCGCAACCCCGATCCGGATCGCCGAGACGACCTGGCCATGTGGTGGCTGCTGGGCGGCATCTTCGCCGGAGTCGTCAGTGGCCTCGTGGTGTGGCTGATCAGTCTGTTCAACGACGGGATCTACGCGGCGAGCATCCTGGCCGAACTCACTACCACCGCCGCGTTCGTGTCGCTGCTGGTCTTCGCACCCGCCATGGTCGGCGTCTTTGTGGGCCGACTGCTCGTGGATCGCAAGGAAAAAGAGCACGCGGCGCTACAGCAGTCCGATACCGATGTGTTCCAGGCGGTTCAGGAAGAAGCGGACGTCACGAAGTAG
- a CDS encoding methyltransferase domain-containing protein, protein MTRTLWSPQEYSRFGDERSRPFYELLSRIPAPAPRSVVDLGCASGILTVDLARRWPNASVLGLDSSAELLATAPADLPANLRLEQGDIADFRADGVDVLFTNAALQWLPQHRELIAGWAQQLNPGGWLAFQVPGNFGAPSHALMRQVAESPRWASRLGGVLRGTESTDGAEGYARLALSAGLVPDAWETTYVHLLAGEDAVLRWVHGTGLRPVVSALSADEFAEFEAEYSALLRQVYPRFGDVTPFGFRRIFCVASKPEVGR, encoded by the coding sequence GTGACGAGGACATTGTGGAGCCCGCAGGAATACAGCCGATTCGGCGACGAACGCAGTCGCCCGTTCTACGAGCTTCTTTCTCGAATACCGGCGCCGGCTCCGCGTAGCGTCGTTGACTTAGGTTGCGCCAGTGGAATCTTGACCGTCGACTTGGCCCGCCGCTGGCCCAACGCTTCGGTGCTGGGGCTGGATTCCTCCGCCGAGCTCCTGGCCACCGCACCCGCCGACCTGCCCGCCAATCTGCGTCTGGAACAAGGCGATATCGCGGACTTCCGGGCAGACGGAGTAGACGTGCTGTTCACCAATGCGGCCTTGCAATGGCTTCCGCAGCACCGCGAGCTCATTGCCGGGTGGGCACAGCAGCTCAATCCGGGCGGCTGGCTGGCATTTCAGGTTCCGGGAAACTTCGGCGCGCCCTCGCATGCGCTGATGCGCCAGGTGGCCGAATCGCCCCGCTGGGCATCGCGATTGGGCGGCGTGCTGCGCGGAACCGAGAGCACCGACGGGGCTGAAGGTTATGCGCGCCTGGCGCTTTCCGCCGGCCTGGTGCCCGATGCCTGGGAAACGACGTACGTGCACCTGCTCGCGGGCGAGGATGCGGTGCTGCGATGGGTGCATGGCACCGGGTTGCGGCCTGTCGTGTCGGCGCTCTCGGCCGACGAATTCGCCGAGTTCGAGGCGGAATACTCCGCACTGCTGCGCCAGGTCTATCCACGTTTCGGCGATGTGACACCGTTCGGATTCCGCCGAATCTTCTGTGTGGCGTCCAAGCCGGAAGTGGGTCGATAG
- a CDS encoding shikimate kinase codes for MSPKAVLVGLPGSGKSTIGRRLAKALDVNIYDTDNGIETAAGRTIADIFAADGEPEFRRIEESVIRQALDQQDGVVSLGGGAVLTPGVREALAGHTVVYLEISAAEGIRRTGGSVVRPLLAGPDRAEKYHALMSQRVPLYREVATIKVNTDRRNPGAVVRMIVSRLDNPDAPVSSRRRRPRRRPRSRRRTSGVTAPARTDPSGTETKE; via the coding sequence ATGAGCCCCAAAGCCGTCCTTGTCGGGCTGCCCGGATCGGGTAAGTCCACCATTGGCCGTCGGCTGGCAAAAGCGTTGGACGTCAATATCTATGACACCGACAACGGCATCGAGACAGCGGCCGGTCGCACCATCGCCGATATCTTCGCCGCCGACGGCGAACCGGAATTCCGGCGTATCGAGGAATCGGTGATTCGGCAGGCGCTCGATCAGCAAGATGGAGTGGTTTCGCTCGGCGGCGGCGCCGTGCTCACTCCAGGAGTCCGGGAAGCGCTCGCCGGACACACCGTGGTGTATCTCGAAATCAGTGCCGCGGAGGGCATTCGGCGCACCGGAGGGAGCGTGGTGCGTCCGCTGCTCGCCGGACCGGATCGCGCCGAGAAGTATCACGCCCTGATGTCACAGCGAGTGCCGCTGTACCGCGAGGTCGCCACCATCAAGGTCAACACCGACCGGCGAAACCCCGGCGCCGTCGTGCGGATGATCGTCTCCCGGTTGGATAATCCAGACGCACCCGTCTCATCACGGCGGCGACGTCCCCGTCGACGTCCCCGCTCGCGACGCCGTACCTCGGGCGTCACCGCCCCCGCCCGTACCGACCCTTCCGGAACCGAAACCAAGGAGTGA
- a CDS encoding TetR/AcrR family transcriptional regulator, producing MPDTNAKERSLTGHEARWERHNSARQTRIVESAVALLDETPPGTEIPVQSIAKRAELAKSVVYRQFEGREDLDRRIRSYLMEDFDTTISSQLDVTKGSINDIATRTIRAVLDWMTDYPHRYEFMGSGTTDEDPAVDAVSTVKVRMEQRVRGVLIPITELLGIDYSPFESVTYAVVTMVEGTLSRWLRDTDPVRNRTEIVDDLANYVWYVLDGAGRSMGVSLDPQTELMAAIAELSGANR from the coding sequence GTGCCGGATACCAATGCCAAGGAACGCTCGCTGACCGGGCATGAGGCACGTTGGGAGCGGCATAACTCCGCCCGTCAGACCCGCATCGTGGAATCTGCCGTCGCGCTGCTCGATGAGACGCCGCCCGGCACCGAGATTCCCGTGCAGTCGATCGCCAAGCGGGCAGAGCTGGCCAAGTCAGTGGTGTACCGGCAGTTCGAGGGACGCGAGGACCTCGATCGTCGGATTCGCTCGTATCTGATGGAGGACTTCGACACGACAATCTCGTCGCAGCTCGACGTCACCAAGGGCTCCATCAATGACATTGCCACCAGAACCATTCGGGCGGTACTGGATTGGATGACCGACTACCCGCATCGCTATGAGTTCATGGGCTCCGGTACCACCGACGAGGATCCTGCCGTCGATGCGGTCAGCACGGTCAAGGTGCGCATGGAGCAGCGTGTCCGCGGGGTCTTGATCCCGATCACCGAACTACTCGGAATCGACTACAGCCCCTTCGAATCGGTCACTTATGCGGTCGTGACGATGGTCGAAGGAACCCTCTCCCGATGGTTACGGGACACCGACCCCGTGCGCAATCGCACCGAGATCGTCGACGACCTCGCGAACTACGTCTGGTACGTGTTGGACGGGGCCGGCCGTTCGATGGGCGTGTCCTTGGATCCGCAGACCGAGCTGATGGCCGCGATCGCCGAACTGTCAGGCGCCAACCGCTAG
- the ruvX gene encoding Holliday junction resolvase RuvX encodes MPDSEALTPDRPGPDDPGRGRRLGVDVGTVRIGIASSDPDGILATPVETVPRDVKEDSDFRRIVELVEEMSVVEVVVGLPRNLREGTGASARDAAGFARELGERITPVPVRLVDERFTTTTAQRSLREAGVRSRQQRGIIDQAAAVAILQDWLEQRRRCGNEGGTR; translated from the coding sequence GTGCCTGATAGCGAAGCTCTCACCCCGGATCGTCCCGGCCCCGACGACCCGGGCCGGGGACGTCGTCTCGGCGTGGATGTGGGTACCGTCAGAATCGGCATCGCCTCGAGCGACCCCGACGGAATTCTCGCCACTCCGGTGGAGACGGTTCCGCGGGATGTAAAGGAAGACAGCGATTTTCGCCGCATTGTGGAGTTGGTGGAGGAGATGAGCGTGGTCGAGGTCGTTGTCGGCCTGCCGCGCAACCTGCGTGAAGGAACGGGGGCATCTGCGCGCGACGCGGCGGGGTTCGCCCGTGAGCTGGGCGAGCGAATCACCCCGGTACCGGTGCGCCTAGTAGACGAGCGTTTCACTACTACTACCGCCCAGCGTTCTCTGCGTGAGGCAGGAGTACGGTCTCGTCAGCAGCGCGGCATCATCGACCAGGCGGCCGCGGTGGCCATTCTGCAGGATTGGCTTGAGCAGCGGCGCCGGTGCGGCAATGAAGGGGGCACGCGTTGA
- the aroQ gene encoding type II 3-dehydroquinate dehydratase: MTIQILNGPNLGRLGKREAAVYGSVTYEQLVSLIESEAGSLGVDVQVRQTDSEAELLGWVHNAADAKDPVILNAGAFTHTSVALRDACAELTAGLIEVHISNVHAREEFRHKSYLSALATGVIVGLGVQGYLLALRYFVTSASS, encoded by the coding sequence GTGACGATCCAGATTCTCAACGGCCCCAACCTGGGCCGTCTCGGTAAACGAGAGGCCGCCGTCTACGGCAGCGTCACCTACGAGCAGCTGGTGTCGCTCATCGAGTCCGAAGCAGGCTCATTGGGCGTGGACGTTCAGGTGCGGCAGACCGACAGCGAGGCGGAACTACTCGGTTGGGTTCACAATGCCGCCGACGCCAAGGATCCGGTGATCCTCAACGCCGGTGCGTTTACCCACACCTCGGTGGCACTGCGGGACGCATGCGCCGAGCTGACAGCCGGACTGATCGAGGTGCATATTTCGAATGTGCATGCCCGCGAAGAGTTCCGGCACAAGTCCTACCTCAGTGCGCTGGCCACTGGGGTGATCGTCGGGCTCGGCGTCCAGGGATATCTGCTGGCCCTGCGCTACTTCGTGACGTCCGCTTCTTCCTGA
- a CDS encoding prepilin peptidase — translation MIYGVGAAVLCWMAALSYFDIRYRRLPNWLTLAAAAVVVAVAVFDRSPPMVVGAAALTGVYLVAHLLSPRAMGAGDVKLAFGTGGLAGACGLDAWFVAAIGAPLFTGLIGVLLLAGGRRGVSVPHGPSMCLATALAVGLFTLAPGI, via the coding sequence ATGATTTACGGGGTGGGGGCGGCGGTGCTGTGCTGGATGGCGGCGCTGTCGTATTTCGACATCAGGTACCGCAGGCTGCCGAACTGGCTCACGCTGGCCGCGGCCGCGGTGGTTGTCGCGGTGGCGGTATTCGACCGCAGTCCGCCGATGGTGGTGGGTGCGGCGGCGCTGACCGGCGTGTATCTGGTGGCGCACCTGCTGTCGCCGCGTGCGATGGGGGCCGGGGACGTGAAGCTCGCCTTCGGAACCGGCGGTCTGGCGGGGGCATGTGGATTGGACGCGTGGTTTGTGGCGGCGATCGGTGCGCCGCTGTTCACCGGCCTGATCGGCGTGCTGCTCCTCGCCGGCGGACGTCGGGGAGTGTCGGTTCCACACGGACCGTCGATGTGTCTGGCGACCGCGTTGGCCGTCGGGCTGTTCACCCTGGCACCCGGCATCTGA
- the aroB gene encoding 3-dehydroquinate synthase, with product MTSAEPTTITVEVNPPYPVIVGTGLLGELVGALKGSDKVAILHQPTLAVTAEEIRKTLVDTGIDAHRVEIPDAEAGKDLAVLGFIWEVLGRIGIGRKDAVVSLGGGAATDTAGFAAATWLRGVKVVHVPTTLLAMVDAAVGGKTGINTEAGKNLVGAFHQPGAVLVDLATLDSLPRNEIVAGMAEVVKAGFIADPVILDLIEADPQAAIDPSKPVLRELIERSIAVKAKVVAADEKEAELREILNYGHTLGHAIERRERYRWRHGAAVSVGLVFAAELGRLAGRLDDETADRHARVLSALGLPTRYDADALGQLVESMQGDKKTRSGILRFVVLDGLAKPGRLEGPDPSLLAAAYSVVASPSSGEAVML from the coding sequence ATGACTAGCGCCGAGCCGACGACGATCACCGTCGAGGTGAATCCGCCCTACCCGGTAATCGTGGGGACGGGTCTGCTGGGTGAGTTGGTGGGCGCGCTCAAGGGCTCCGACAAGGTGGCGATCCTGCATCAGCCCACCCTCGCCGTCACTGCCGAGGAAATTCGGAAGACGCTGGTCGACACCGGAATTGATGCGCATCGGGTTGAGATTCCCGATGCTGAGGCCGGTAAGGACCTGGCCGTGCTCGGCTTCATCTGGGAGGTGCTGGGCCGGATCGGCATTGGACGCAAAGACGCTGTCGTCAGCCTTGGGGGAGGAGCCGCCACCGATACCGCGGGCTTCGCCGCGGCCACCTGGCTGCGCGGGGTGAAGGTGGTGCACGTACCCACCACACTGCTCGCCATGGTCGATGCCGCGGTGGGTGGAAAGACGGGTATCAACACCGAGGCGGGCAAGAACCTTGTCGGCGCTTTCCACCAGCCGGGGGCAGTGCTGGTGGACCTGGCGACCCTCGACTCGTTGCCGCGTAACGAGATCGTGGCCGGGATGGCCGAAGTGGTGAAGGCAGGCTTCATCGCGGACCCGGTGATCCTCGACCTCATCGAGGCCGACCCACAGGCCGCGATCGACCCCTCCAAGCCCGTGCTGCGCGAGCTCATCGAACGCTCCATCGCGGTCAAGGCGAAGGTGGTCGCGGCCGACGAGAAGGAGGCCGAGCTGCGCGAGATCCTCAACTACGGCCATACCCTCGGGCACGCCATCGAGCGGCGCGAGCGGTACCGGTGGCGCCACGGCGCCGCGGTGTCGGTCGGTTTGGTATTCGCCGCGGAACTGGGGCGGTTGGCCGGACGTCTAGATGACGAGACCGCCGATCGCCATGCGCGGGTGCTCTCGGCCCTCGGGCTGCCCACACGTTACGACGCCGACGCGCTGGGACAACTCGTCGAATCCATGCAGGGCGATAAGAAGACCCGCTCGGGCATACTGCGGTTCGTGGTGCTGGACGGGTTGGCGAAGCCGGGACGGCTGGAAGGTCCCGATCCGTCACTGCTGGCCGCCGCCTACTCGGTGGTGGCCAGTCCGAGCTCCGGAGAGGCAGTGATGTTGTGA
- the mltG gene encoding endolytic transglycosylase MltG, translating into MSDWRDWDDRQEPDDDWGSGRRAVPVAVGPRPRETRRERARRRAAARRRRNAGLAGLALVIIITVGAVVGGATLWDSLFGADAPVTDYSGSGVKDFVFEVHPGDTTKVIGQRLKDEGVVATPSAFTDAAQGNQAIAAIQPGFYKLRTKIPGKDAVARLAEQENRVGLLVIPEGRQLDDVSAVANGAVTEGIFTLIARASCVDLDGDKHCVAASDLRQAATTASQSELAVPEWASNGVNAVRDDHRRIEGLIAAGRWDFDPMAEPEQILASLIRESTAQYQQLGLLQAEAAGLSPYEVLVVASLLQREAKPRDFAKVARVVYNRLAKHQKLEFDSTVNYPLDRQEVATTDDDRERKTLWNTYVSQGLPATPISSPSPEALQAAEHPEPGDWLYFVTIDAEGTTLFTADYNEHLANIELAKKNGILDSAR; encoded by the coding sequence TTGAGCGACTGGCGCGACTGGGACGATCGCCAGGAGCCCGACGACGACTGGGGAAGCGGCCGCCGGGCCGTACCGGTCGCGGTGGGTCCTCGCCCCCGGGAGACCCGTCGCGAACGGGCACGGCGCAGGGCGGCAGCCCGGCGCCGGCGCAATGCCGGACTGGCGGGTCTTGCATTGGTCATCATCATCACGGTCGGGGCCGTGGTCGGCGGCGCCACCTTATGGGACAGCCTGTTCGGTGCGGACGCCCCCGTGACCGACTATTCGGGCTCTGGTGTCAAGGATTTCGTGTTCGAGGTGCACCCCGGTGACACCACTAAGGTCATCGGGCAGCGCCTGAAGGATGAGGGTGTGGTGGCCACACCGAGTGCGTTCACCGATGCCGCGCAAGGCAATCAGGCCATCGCGGCGATTCAGCCCGGCTTCTACAAGCTGCGCACCAAGATTCCTGGTAAGGACGCCGTCGCACGTCTGGCCGAGCAAGAGAACCGAGTCGGTCTGCTCGTCATACCCGAGGGGCGTCAACTCGACGATGTCTCCGCGGTGGCCAATGGTGCGGTCACCGAGGGCATCTTCACTCTCATCGCGCGTGCCTCCTGCGTAGATCTGGACGGGGACAAGCACTGTGTGGCCGCCTCGGACTTGCGCCAGGCCGCCACGACGGCGTCGCAGTCCGAGCTGGCGGTCCCGGAGTGGGCGTCCAACGGGGTCAACGCGGTGCGCGACGACCATCGCCGCATCGAGGGGTTGATTGCCGCGGGGCGGTGGGACTTCGACCCGATGGCTGAGCCGGAGCAGATTCTGGCCTCCCTGATCCGGGAAAGCACCGCGCAGTACCAGCAGCTGGGGCTCTTGCAGGCCGAGGCGGCCGGATTGTCGCCCTACGAGGTGTTGGTGGTGGCGTCACTGCTGCAGCGGGAGGCCAAGCCTCGCGATTTCGCGAAGGTGGCGCGGGTGGTCTACAACCGGCTGGCCAAGCATCAGAAGCTGGAATTCGACTCCACGGTGAACTATCCGTTGGATCGCCAAGAAGTCGCGACCACCGATGACGACCGCGAGCGCAAGACGCTCTGGAATACCTATGTGTCCCAGGGGCTCCCGGCCACCCCGATCTCTTCGCCGAGCCCCGAGGCGTTGCAGGCGGCCGAGCATCCGGAGCCGGGGGATTGGCTGTACTTCGTCACGATCGACGCCGAGGGCACCACGTTGTTCACCGCGGACTACAACGAGCACCTGGCGAATATCGAGCTGGCCAAGAAGAACGGCATCCTGGACAGTGCGCGATGA
- the aroC gene encoding chorismate synthase translates to MLRWITAGESHGRALIAVLEGMVAGVELTSEDIGRQLARRRLGYGRGARMAFEADQVTMVGGVRHGLTLGGPVAIEIGNTEWPKWETVMSPDPVDPAELENIARNAPLTRPRPGHADYAGMLKYGFDDARPVLERASARETAARVAVGTIAKAFLKQALGVDVISHVISIGDSEPYDGPVPGAADLAAIDASPVRAFDAQAEASMIGEIEAAKKDGDTLGGVVEVVVAGLPVGLGSFISGHDRLDSQLAAAIMGIQAIKGVEIGDGFTTARRRGSAAHDEIYPGPEGILRSTNRAGGLEGGMTNGQPLRVRAAMKPISTVPRALATVDMSTGDEAVAIHQRSDVCAVPAAGVVAEAMVALVVARAALEKFGGDSLSETKTNVGAYLAAVARREPRRESSDEQLARRAANTAG, encoded by the coding sequence GTGTTGCGCTGGATCACGGCAGGTGAATCGCATGGACGCGCGTTGATCGCGGTCCTGGAAGGCATGGTCGCTGGTGTCGAACTGACATCGGAGGACATTGGCAGGCAGCTGGCGCGTCGCCGCCTGGGCTACGGCCGAGGCGCGCGCATGGCCTTTGAGGCCGATCAGGTCACCATGGTCGGCGGCGTGCGACACGGTCTGACCTTGGGCGGACCGGTGGCCATCGAGATCGGCAACACCGAATGGCCCAAGTGGGAGACTGTGATGTCTCCGGACCCCGTGGACCCCGCCGAACTGGAGAACATCGCGCGCAACGCGCCACTGACACGACCGCGTCCCGGACACGCGGACTACGCCGGCATGCTCAAGTACGGATTCGACGATGCCCGCCCGGTGCTCGAGCGGGCCAGTGCGCGCGAGACCGCGGCCCGGGTGGCGGTGGGCACCATTGCCAAGGCCTTCCTCAAGCAGGCCCTGGGCGTGGATGTCATCTCGCATGTCATCTCCATCGGCGACTCCGAGCCGTACGACGGGCCGGTTCCGGGCGCCGCGGATCTCGCCGCCATCGACGCCAGCCCGGTACGGGCGTTCGACGCACAGGCCGAGGCTTCGATGATCGGCGAGATCGAGGCCGCCAAGAAGGACGGCGACACCCTCGGTGGGGTGGTGGAAGTCGTGGTCGCGGGTCTGCCTGTCGGGCTTGGCTCGTTCATCAGTGGGCATGACCGCCTGGACAGCCAGCTGGCCGCGGCCATCATGGGGATCCAGGCCATCAAGGGTGTTGAGATCGGCGACGGTTTCACCACCGCCCGCCGACGCGGCAGCGCCGCGCACGACGAGATCTACCCGGGCCCCGAAGGCATCCTGCGCTCCACCAATCGTGCCGGAGGCCTCGAAGGTGGCATGACGAACGGCCAGCCGCTGCGGGTGCGGGCGGCCATGAAGCCCATCTCCACCGTCCCGCGGGCGTTGGCCACCGTCGACATGTCCACCGGCGACGAAGCCGTCGCGATTCACCAGCGTTCCGACGTGTGCGCAGTGCCGGCCGCTGGGGTGGTCGCCGAGGCGATGGTCGCGCTGGTGGTGGCACGTGCCGCGCTGGAGAAATTCGGTGGCGACTCGCTGTCCGAGACGAAGACCAATGTCGGCGCGTACCTGGCTGCGGTGGCGCGGCGTGAACCACGCCGGGAATCTTCCGATGAGCAGCTTGCGCGAAGAGCGGCTAACACAGCGGGATGA